The Magnetococcales bacterium genomic sequence CGGCCATTTTTCTCGCTCTGTTGACGGGAGCGGGGTTGCACGCGCCCCCCATTCTCCTGGTGGCGATTCTGCTGCTGACCATCCTGTTCACTGCGCTCTACGGGTGGAGTGTCGAGCGGGTGGCCTACCGGCCCCTGCGTGATGCCAGCCGGCTGGCGCCGCTGATCTCGGCCATCGGCATCTCCCTGGTGCTGCAAAACTATGTTCGCATCAGCCAGGGGGCACGCAACCAGGGCATTCCGACCCTGATCGAGGGTCATCTGCGTTGGGCCTCGGCGGATGGATCGGCCTTTGTCCAGGTGACCCATGTGCAGATCTTGATCATGGTTGTGGCCGTTCTGGGAATGGGAGCCCTGGCCTGGGTCATGCGGTTCACCTCCCTGGGACGGGCGTGCCGCGCCACGCAGCAGGACCGAATCATGGCCGAACTCCTGGGGATCAACACCGACCACGTCATCTCCACGGTGTTCGTCATGGGTGCAGCCATGGCCGCCGTGGCGGGCCTGCTGGTCACCCTGAATTATGGTTCCTTTGATTTTTTCATCGGTTTTGTCATAGGGATCAAGGCTTTTACGGCGGCGGTTCTGGGTGGCATCGGTTCCCTGCCCGGGGCCATGCTGGGAGGAGTGGTCCTGGGTCTTTGTGAATCCCTCTTTTCCGGCTTCGTCAACACCGACTACAAAGATGTGTTCGCCTTTGGCATTCTGATCCTGGTGCTGGTGCTGCGCCCCAGTGGTTTTCTGGGCCACCCCGAA encodes the following:
- a CDS encoding branched-chain amino acid ABC transporter permease LivH (LivHMGF is the membrane component of the LIV-I/LS branched-chain amino acid transporter) — its product is MNGYIVAQQVINGLVLGAIYGLIAVGYTMVYGIMGMINFAHGEIYMVSAYLAAIFLALLTGAGLHAPPILLVAILLLTILFTALYGWSVERVAYRPLRDASRLAPLISAIGISLVLQNYVRISQGARNQGIPTLIEGHLRWASADGSAFVQVTHVQILIMVVAVLGMGALAWVMRFTSLGRACRATQQDRIMAELLGINTDHVISTVFVMGAAMAAVAGLLVTLNYGSFDFFIGFVIGIKAFTAAVLGGIGSLPGAMLGGVVLGLCESLFSGFVNTDYKDVFAFGILILVLVLRPSGFLGHPEVEKV